In Pseudomonas fakonensis, one DNA window encodes the following:
- a CDS encoding EamA family transporter, whose protein sequence is MAVTTTAPPLFPRKLAIALLALLACSFAANHVAARIAFDDGTGVLLAILCRSGITFLVLACLLLWQRQALGLPSGTRRWQLLLGLLIATQSLCLYSAVARIPVALALLVGNTFPMLLALLTWALGGARPTGRTVLFMGLILCGLVLALDVPARLADGGEANPHWALGVSLAFGAACAFACGLWITDHKLAEVRGPVRSLLTLLVVFSSMLVAGASGVMPAGLSPPSSPGGWAALASLVVLYGVAFTLLFVCVPRLNMAQNAPVMNVEPIATLLLGWALLDQQLGGLQLLGGAVVVCGIVLLTYRRAS, encoded by the coding sequence ATGGCTGTAACCACCACTGCCCCACCCCTCTTCCCGCGCAAGCTGGCCATCGCCCTGCTGGCGCTGCTGGCCTGCTCGTTCGCCGCCAACCACGTCGCCGCCCGCATCGCCTTCGATGACGGCACCGGCGTGCTGCTGGCGATTCTCTGTCGCTCAGGCATCACCTTCCTGGTACTCGCCTGCCTGCTGCTGTGGCAACGCCAGGCCCTGGGCCTGCCCAGCGGCACACGGCGCTGGCAACTGCTGCTGGGGCTGCTGATCGCCACCCAGAGCCTGTGCCTGTACTCGGCGGTGGCGCGCATTCCGGTGGCCCTGGCGCTGTTGGTGGGCAACACCTTCCCGATGCTGCTGGCGCTGCTCACCTGGGCCCTAGGCGGCGCACGCCCCACCGGCCGCACCGTGCTTTTCATGGGGTTGATCCTGTGCGGCCTGGTGCTGGCGCTGGATGTGCCGGCGCGCCTGGCCGACGGCGGCGAGGCCAACCCGCACTGGGCACTGGGCGTCAGCCTGGCCTTCGGCGCCGCCTGCGCCTTTGCCTGCGGCCTGTGGATAACCGACCACAAGCTGGCCGAGGTACGCGGCCCGGTGCGCAGCCTGCTGACCTTGCTGGTGGTGTTCAGCAGCATGCTGGTGGCCGGCGCCAGCGGAGTGATGCCGGCCGGGCTGTCGCCACCTTCGAGCCCCGGCGGCTGGGCCGCCCTGGCCAGCCTGGTGGTGCTGTACGGCGTGGCCTTCACTTTGTTGTTCGTCTGCGTACCGCGGCTGAACATGGCGCAGAACGCGCCGGTGATGAACGTCGAACCCATTGCCACCCTGCTGCTGGGCTGGGCCCTGCTCGACCAGCAACTGGGTGGCCTGCAATTGCTCGGCGGCGCCGTGGTGGTGTGCGGCATCGTGCTGCTGACCTACCGCCGCGCCAGCTGA
- a CDS encoding aldose 1-epimerase — MAVTLLHLQDHLTRLSLAPDVGASLVNWTVKATGQALLRHSDASALAAGTPRRLGCYPLVPWSNRIAEGGFARPEGWQALMPNTEHDPYPIHGSAWQQAWQVEHHTDRRARLTLDSDVPFAYRAMLDVELHEGCLSLELQVSNQGEVANWFGLGLHPYFPRHAETRLQALAQHVWLADEDQLPSRQAPLPKDWQFAYMGPLPERQVDHGFGGWPGSCLIEQPGYRLACSASGAEHFLLFCPEGKDFFCFEPVSHPVNAHHLPGRPGLRLLQPGEGMSLGFKVQYQPL; from the coding sequence ATGGCAGTGACCCTGCTGCACCTGCAAGACCACTTGACCCGCCTGAGCCTGGCCCCCGATGTGGGCGCCAGCCTGGTCAACTGGACGGTGAAGGCCACCGGCCAGGCGCTGCTGCGCCACAGCGATGCGTCAGCGCTGGCCGCCGGCACGCCGCGCCGGCTGGGCTGCTACCCGCTGGTGCCGTGGTCCAACCGCATCGCCGAGGGCGGCTTTGCCCGCCCCGAGGGCTGGCAGGCGCTGATGCCGAACACCGAACATGACCCCTACCCCATCCACGGCAGCGCCTGGCAACAGGCCTGGCAGGTGGAACACCACACCGACCGGCGCGCACGGCTGACCCTCGACAGTGACGTGCCGTTCGCCTACCGGGCGATGCTGGATGTGGAGCTGCATGAGGGCTGCCTGAGCCTGGAGCTGCAGGTGAGCAACCAGGGCGAGGTGGCGAACTGGTTCGGCTTGGGGCTGCACCCGTACTTTCCGCGCCATGCCGAGACCCGGTTGCAGGCGCTGGCGCAGCATGTGTGGTTGGCGGATGAAGACCAACTACCGTCGCGCCAGGCGCCATTGCCCAAAGATTGGCAGTTCGCATACATGGGGCCGTTGCCCGAGCGGCAGGTCGATCATGGGTTTGGTGGCTGGCCGGGCAGTTGCCTCATCGAGCAGCCTGGCTATCGGCTGGCCTGCAGCGCCAGCGGCGCCGAGCATTTTTTGCTGTTCTGCCCAGAGGGCAAGGACTTCTTCTGCTTCGAGCCGGTCAGCCACCCGGTCAATGCCCATCACCTGCCAGGCAGACCGGGGTTGCGCTTGTTGCAGCCGGGGGAAGGGATGAGTTTGGGGTTCAAGGTTCAGTATCAGCCGCTGTAG
- a CDS encoding MFS transporter: MKIKGIRWWMVSLVTAGLVVNYLARNTLSVAAPTLMSDLSISTEQYAKIVAAWQVCYALMQPIAGWFIDFIGTKLGFAVFAMAWSVACAGAALATGWQSMAFMRGLLGMTEAAGLPAGVKATTEWFPAKERSVAIGWFNIGSSLGALLAPPLVVWAILHSGWQLAFVLVGVSGIVWTLLWMLLYKHPRDQKRLSHEERDYILAGQEAHFKQEAREKGAWKRIFKTRNFYAIASARILSEPAWQTFNAWIPLYLMTERHMNIKEVAMFAWLPFLAADIGCVLGGYLSPLFHRYFKVSLFTSRKMVLVFGASCMVGPACIGLVESPYTAILLLCIGGFAHQTLSGALYSITSDSFSKDQVATATGMGGMCGYLGAAVFTLVFGVLVTQIGYSPLFVVLAVFDVVAAVLVWKVAREVLAEPAKQPVSVSSEALA, encoded by the coding sequence ATGAAGATCAAAGGCATCCGTTGGTGGATGGTCAGCCTTGTCACGGCTGGGCTCGTCGTCAACTACCTCGCCCGCAACACGCTGTCGGTGGCTGCGCCCACCTTGATGAGCGACCTCTCCATCAGTACCGAGCAATACGCCAAGATCGTCGCTGCCTGGCAGGTGTGCTACGCGCTGATGCAGCCGATCGCCGGCTGGTTCATCGACTTCATCGGCACCAAGCTGGGCTTTGCCGTGTTCGCCATGGCCTGGTCGGTAGCCTGTGCCGGTGCGGCGCTGGCTACAGGCTGGCAGAGCATGGCGTTCATGCGCGGGCTGTTGGGCATGACCGAGGCGGCGGGGCTGCCGGCCGGGGTCAAGGCCACCACCGAATGGTTCCCGGCCAAGGAACGCTCGGTGGCCATCGGCTGGTTCAACATCGGTTCATCGCTCGGTGCCTTGCTGGCGCCGCCGCTGGTGGTGTGGGCGATCCTGCACAGCGGCTGGCAGCTGGCGTTCGTGCTGGTGGGGGTGTCCGGCATTGTCTGGACCCTGCTGTGGATGCTGCTGTACAAGCACCCGCGGGACCAGAAGCGCCTGAGCCATGAGGAACGCGACTACATCCTTGCCGGCCAGGAGGCGCACTTCAAGCAGGAGGCCCGCGAGAAGGGCGCCTGGAAGCGTATCTTCAAGACCCGCAACTTCTACGCCATCGCCTCGGCGCGGATTCTGTCCGAGCCGGCCTGGCAGACCTTCAATGCCTGGATCCCGCTGTACCTGATGACCGAGCGGCACATGAACATCAAGGAAGTGGCGATGTTCGCCTGGCTGCCGTTCCTGGCCGCCGACATTGGTTGCGTGCTGGGCGGTTACCTGAGCCCGCTGTTCCACCGCTACTTCAAGGTATCGCTGTTCACCTCGCGCAAGATGGTGCTGGTGTTCGGCGCCAGCTGCATGGTCGGGCCGGCCTGCATCGGCCTGGTGGAAAGCCCCTATACCGCGATCCTGCTGCTGTGCATCGGCGGCTTTGCCCACCAGACGCTGTCGGGGGCGCTGTACTCGATCACCTCGGACTCGTTCAGCAAGGACCAGGTGGCCACGGCCACCGGTATGGGCGGGATGTGCGGTTACCTGGGGGCGGCGGTGTTCACCTTGGTGTTCGGCGTGCTGGTGACGCAGATCGGCTACAGCCCGCTGTTCGTGGTGCTGGCGGTGTTCGACGTGGTAGCCGCGGTGCTGGTGTGGAAGGTGGCGCGGGAGGTGTTGGCTGAGCCTGCCAAGCAGCCTGTGTCGGTGAGTTCCGAGGCGCTGGCATAG
- a CDS encoding glycosyltransferase family 2 protein encodes MEQLSKAVSGSVNFEIPISVAAMPDNASKISKVAILLCTYQGQNYLAEQLDSFIAQSHKHWEVWASDDGSKDSTYSILETYRNKWSEGQLAVCHGPAEGFAANFLSLTCKPDLAADFYAYADQDDVWEADKLSRALQWLEKVPADVPALYCSRTRLVDADNNEIGMSPLFEKSPSFANALMQNIGGGNTMVFNSAARELLRDVSENCSVITHDWWAYMVVTGCGGQVFYDSKPTLRYRQHGNNIIGTNSNWMARFKRIRMVFEGRFKRWNDSNVAALSTLEHRLTPENRETFRRFAQARQMSLVPRLVQLKRSGIYRQTLLGNIGLIAAAIFGKI; translated from the coding sequence ATGGAGCAACTGAGTAAAGCCGTGAGTGGCAGTGTAAATTTTGAGATCCCTATCTCGGTGGCCGCCATGCCCGATAATGCATCGAAGATTTCGAAAGTGGCCATTTTGCTCTGTACGTACCAGGGCCAGAATTACCTGGCAGAGCAATTGGATTCGTTCATTGCCCAATCACACAAGCATTGGGAAGTGTGGGCATCCGACGATGGCTCGAAAGACTCAACCTACTCGATCTTGGAAACATATCGAAACAAATGGTCCGAGGGACAACTGGCTGTTTGCCATGGGCCTGCCGAAGGCTTCGCCGCCAATTTTCTTTCCCTCACCTGCAAACCCGATCTTGCAGCAGACTTTTATGCCTACGCCGATCAGGATGATGTCTGGGAGGCGGACAAGCTCTCGCGTGCCTTGCAATGGTTGGAAAAAGTACCCGCCGACGTACCGGCACTCTACTGCTCGCGCACCCGCCTGGTCGATGCCGATAACAATGAAATCGGCATGTCTCCACTGTTCGAAAAATCCCCGAGTTTTGCCAATGCCTTGATGCAGAACATCGGCGGTGGCAACACCATGGTATTCAACAGCGCCGCGCGTGAATTACTGCGTGACGTCAGCGAAAACTGTTCGGTCATCACCCATGACTGGTGGGCTTACATGGTCGTGACCGGCTGTGGTGGCCAGGTGTTCTACGACAGTAAACCCACGCTGCGCTACCGCCAGCATGGTAACAACATCATCGGTACCAATTCCAACTGGATGGCTCGATTCAAGCGCATCCGTATGGTGTTCGAAGGCCGTTTCAAGCGCTGGAACGATAGCAATGTCGCGGCGCTGAGCACACTGGAGCACAGGCTTACCCCCGAGAACCGAGAAACATTCAGACGCTTTGCTCAAGCCCGTCAGATGAGCCTG